The proteins below come from a single Arthrobacter crystallopoietes genomic window:
- the resB gene encoding cytochrome c biogenesis protein ResB: protein MKDKMPSAKNDVALPALGFVGTLRWIWTQLTSMRTALFLLLLLAVAAVPGSLFPQRPANPAVVTQYITDNPETGPWLDRFQLFDVYSSVWFSAIYLLLFISLIGCVVPRAIQHWKAMRSQPPRTPRRLSRLPEYGSMALPSNLEVTRESAVDDAARLLKRRGYRVEVRGKDGAMPSVGAERGFLKEIGNLVFHVSLIGVLVSVAVGGLFGYRGQKIIVEGESFVNTLVGYDNFSPGSNFHEDQLEPYSLQLDSFDVVFDRESDTHYGQPLDFTAVLTTKESPEAEPEQQTLKVNEPLSIGGTSVYLVGNGYAPVVTIRDGDGNIALQGPVVSVPNDGAYTSTMVIKVPDAQPEQLGFVGFFLPTAVEGSDGVAVGSDPDPFNPRLYLNGYYGDLGLDEGDPKNVFVLDTSTLTSMSDGEDEAGEFSLGAYESYELPNGLGSVTFDGLKRYVALDVDHDPGQAGALVFSTLAIIGLSASLFIGRRRVWVRAGTHEDGRTMVEWGLLARGEDPRLEGESAALRKLFEKEWLANQDQQADNNKSAVGVKNS, encoded by the coding sequence ATGAAGGACAAAATGCCTTCGGCGAAGAACGACGTCGCCCTGCCCGCCTTGGGTTTCGTCGGCACCTTGCGCTGGATCTGGACCCAGTTGACGAGCATGCGCACCGCGCTGTTCCTGCTGCTGCTGCTGGCCGTCGCCGCAGTGCCGGGCTCGCTGTTCCCGCAGCGGCCGGCGAATCCCGCGGTCGTCACCCAATACATCACTGACAACCCGGAAACCGGTCCCTGGCTGGACCGTTTCCAGCTGTTCGACGTCTACTCGTCGGTCTGGTTCTCGGCGATCTACCTGCTGCTGTTCATTTCCCTGATCGGCTGTGTGGTCCCGCGCGCCATCCAGCACTGGAAGGCCATGCGCTCCCAGCCGCCGCGGACCCCGCGCCGGCTCTCCCGGCTGCCGGAATACGGTTCGATGGCGCTGCCGTCAAACCTGGAAGTCACGCGCGAATCCGCCGTCGACGATGCCGCCCGGCTGCTCAAGCGCCGCGGATACCGGGTAGAGGTGCGCGGCAAGGACGGCGCGATGCCTTCCGTGGGTGCCGAGCGCGGCTTCCTGAAGGAAATCGGCAATCTGGTCTTCCACGTCTCGCTGATCGGTGTCCTGGTCTCCGTCGCCGTGGGCGGGCTGTTCGGCTACCGCGGTCAAAAGATCATTGTCGAAGGCGAGTCCTTCGTCAACACTTTGGTGGGTTACGACAACTTCTCCCCGGGCAGCAATTTCCACGAGGACCAGCTGGAGCCGTATTCGCTGCAGCTGGACAGCTTCGACGTGGTCTTCGACCGTGAATCGGACACCCACTACGGCCAGCCGTTGGACTTCACTGCGGTCCTGACCACCAAGGAATCGCCCGAGGCGGAACCGGAACAGCAGACCCTGAAGGTCAACGAACCGCTGTCCATTGGCGGAACGAGCGTGTACCTGGTCGGCAACGGCTATGCACCGGTCGTGACGATCCGCGACGGCGACGGCAACATCGCGTTGCAGGGTCCCGTGGTGTCGGTGCCGAACGACGGCGCTTACACCTCGACCATGGTCATTAAGGTCCCGGACGCCCAGCCGGAACAGCTGGGATTTGTGGGCTTCTTCCTGCCCACCGCGGTGGAAGGTTCCGATGGCGTGGCCGTAGGCAGCGACCCGGATCCGTTCAACCCTCGGCTCTACCTGAACGGTTACTACGGCGACCTCGGCCTGGACGAAGGCGACCCGAAGAACGTCTTTGTGCTCGACACTTCCACCCTGACATCGATGAGCGACGGCGAAGACGAAGCAGGCGAATTCTCCCTAGGCGCCTACGAAAGCTACGAGCTGCCGAACGGACTGGGCAGCGTCACCTTCGACGGACTGAAGCGCTACGTCGCCCTGGACGTCGACCACGACCCGGGCCAGGCCGGCGCGTTGGTGTTCTCAACGCTCGCCATTATCGGCCTGAGCGCCTCCCTGTTCATCGGCCGCCGCCGCGTCTGGGTTCGTGCCGGTACCCACGAGGACGGCCGGACCATGGTTGAGTGGGGACTGCTGGCCCGTGGCGAAGACCCCAGGCTGGAAGGCGAATCCGCGGCCCTGCGCAAACTCTTCGAGAAGGAATGGCTGGCCAACCAGGACCAGCAGGCAGACAATAACAAAAGCGCCGTCGGCGTAAAGAACTCCTAA
- a CDS encoding cytochrome c biogenesis CcdA family protein: protein MLAGLVSFLSPCVLPLVPGYLGYVTGLTGVDLERQRRGRMLAGIGLFVLGFSIVFVAIGAVFGQLGAWLKGSEAAWVTQALGVVVIAMGVIFMGGLSWFQRDRKIHSRPPAGLWGAPVLGMTFGLGWAPCIGPTFSAVQALAYSGGADATKGAFLAFVYCLGLGIPFLLIALGVRRGMGAMAFFRKHRLFLQRAGGALLVVLGVLMASGMWGTWVTQLQDWFANEVRLPI from the coding sequence ATGCTGGCGGGGCTGGTGTCTTTCCTGTCCCCGTGCGTCCTGCCCCTGGTGCCGGGCTATCTGGGCTACGTCACCGGACTGACCGGCGTGGATCTGGAACGCCAGCGCCGCGGGCGGATGCTTGCCGGCATCGGCCTGTTTGTGCTCGGCTTCTCCATTGTCTTCGTGGCCATCGGAGCGGTGTTCGGGCAACTGGGAGCCTGGCTGAAGGGATCGGAAGCCGCGTGGGTCACGCAGGCGCTCGGCGTCGTCGTTATTGCGATGGGCGTGATCTTCATGGGCGGACTGTCCTGGTTCCAGCGCGACCGCAAGATCCATTCCCGCCCGCCGGCCGGGCTCTGGGGCGCCCCGGTGCTTGGGATGACCTTCGGCCTGGGCTGGGCGCCGTGCATCGGACCCACCTTCTCCGCCGTCCAGGCGTTGGCATATTCCGGCGGCGCCGACGCGACCAAGGGCGCCTTCCTGGCCTTTGTGTACTGCCTGGGGCTCGGCATACCGTTCCTGCTGATCGCGCTCGGCGTGCGGCGGGGCATGGGCGCCATGGCATTCTTCCGCAAGCACCGCCTGTTCCTGCAGCGGGCAGGCGGGGCACTGCTGGTTGTTCTCGGTGTGCTGATGGCCAGCGGGATGTGGGGAACCTGGGTAACGCAATTGCAGGACTGGTTCGCAAATGAAGTGAGGCTCCCCATCTGA
- a CDS encoding histidine phosphatase family protein — protein sequence MPLSTVHLLRHGEVHNPDRVLYGRLPNFRLSELGREMAQRAADFFAQRVEGGAKISYLVASPLTRAQETAQPTAAALGLEIVTDERIIEAENHFEGLSDVKRHLRDPRHWRYLRNPMLPSWGEPYSGQVARVMAAVQDARHAAVERGGEGAEAVLVSHQLPIWVTRLAAEQRRLWHDPRRRQCTLTSVTSLKFDGERLVGVEYCEPSADLLPGAANIPGA from the coding sequence ATGCCCCTATCCACTGTGCATTTACTCCGCCACGGCGAGGTCCATAATCCGGACCGCGTCCTCTATGGCCGGCTGCCTAATTTCCGTCTCTCCGAGCTCGGACGTGAGATGGCCCAGCGGGCGGCGGACTTCTTCGCCCAGCGGGTCGAAGGTGGTGCCAAGATCAGCTATCTGGTGGCCTCTCCGCTTACCCGCGCACAGGAGACGGCTCAGCCAACTGCCGCGGCGTTGGGCCTGGAGATCGTGACCGACGAGCGGATTATCGAAGCCGAGAACCACTTCGAGGGCCTCTCCGACGTTAAACGGCACCTGCGGGATCCGCGGCACTGGAGGTACCTGCGCAATCCGATGCTGCCGTCCTGGGGGGAGCCCTACTCCGGACAGGTCGCCCGGGTCATGGCAGCGGTCCAGGATGCCCGGCACGCCGCCGTCGAACGCGGCGGAGAAGGTGCCGAAGCAGTGCTGGTGAGCCATCAGTTGCCCATCTGGGTGACGCGGCTGGCAGCGGAACAACGCAGGCTGTGGCACGACCCCCGCCGCCGGCAATGTACTTTGACCTCGGTAACCAGCCTGAAGTTCGACGGCGAACGCCTCGTCGGGGTCGAATATTGCGAGCCCAGCGCCGACCTTTTGCCCGGTGCGGCGAATATCCCGGGAGCGTAA
- a CDS encoding TlpA family protein disulfide reductase — translation MIVTAQTPQPFNRRSLLKLGAGLVFALPLAACTVEDSLAQQANAGDNKNYIAGDGSVTEYDAATRGEPVQLSGKLFDGTTVEAADFAGQVTVLNFWYAACAPCRLEAPDLQALSEEFADKAQFYGVNIRDERATAEAFERNFGVTYPSFQDKDGGILLAMTNYVPPQAVPTTLVLDKKGRVAARILGVADKGTLKALIRDTAAA, via the coding sequence GTGATTGTGACTGCCCAAACACCCCAGCCGTTCAACCGTCGTTCCCTGCTCAAGCTTGGTGCGGGACTGGTCTTTGCCCTGCCCCTGGCCGCCTGCACGGTGGAGGATTCCCTCGCCCAGCAGGCCAATGCCGGCGATAACAAAAACTACATCGCCGGGGACGGCTCGGTGACCGAATACGACGCCGCCACCCGCGGTGAACCGGTCCAGCTCTCCGGGAAACTCTTCGACGGAACCACCGTGGAGGCCGCCGATTTCGCCGGCCAGGTCACTGTGCTCAACTTCTGGTACGCCGCATGTGCACCGTGCCGGCTGGAAGCCCCGGACCTGCAGGCCTTGAGCGAGGAGTTCGCCGACAAGGCGCAGTTCTACGGCGTGAACATCCGCGACGAACGGGCAACGGCGGAAGCCTTCGAGCGCAATTTCGGCGTGACCTACCCCAGTTTTCAAGATAAGGACGGCGGCATCCTGCTGGCGATGACCAACTACGTCCCGCCGCAGGCCGTCCCCACCACGCTCGTGCTCGACAAGAAAGGCCGGGTAGCTGCCCGCATCCTGGGCGTCGCGGACAAGGGCACGCTGAAAGCGCTGATCAGAGACACAGCGGCCGCCTGA
- a CDS encoding YceI family protein gives MTLPQGLAQGVWTLDLAHSEIGFTVRHAGISKVRGRFTDATAEARVGESLAESTLHATVNTASFESGDANRDAHVKGPDFFDVEEFPEMTFVATGVEGDGEDYTVTGDLTIRGTTKPVEVEVEFTGVAVDPFGATRAGFTGETEISRKEFGLTWNAALEAGGVLVSDKVKINLDAALVKQA, from the coding sequence ATGACATTGCCCCAAGGTCTGGCTCAAGGCGTCTGGACTCTCGACCTGGCGCACAGTGAAATCGGCTTCACCGTCCGCCACGCCGGAATCAGCAAGGTCCGCGGCCGTTTCACAGATGCAACGGCCGAGGCACGTGTTGGCGAGTCGCTCGCGGAGTCCACTCTGCACGCCACGGTCAATACAGCCAGTTTCGAGTCCGGCGACGCCAACCGCGATGCCCATGTCAAGGGACCTGACTTCTTCGACGTCGAGGAGTTCCCGGAAATGACTTTCGTCGCCACAGGCGTCGAAGGCGACGGCGAGGACTACACCGTTACCGGCGACCTGACGATCCGCGGCACGACCAAGCCGGTGGAAGTCGAGGTGGAGTTCACCGGCGTGGCTGTCGATCCGTTCGGGGCGACCAGGGCCGGGTTCACCGGTGAAACCGAAATCAGCCGTAAGGAGTTCGGCCTGACCTGGAACGCGGCGCTGGAGGCCGGCGGCGTGTTGGTCAGCGACAAGGTGAAGATCAACCTGGATGCGGCACTGGTCAAGCAGGCCTGA